AATGTAGCCTGTGGAGCCGTCAGGGAAGTTTACTTGGAACCACTCGCCTGATTTATTGGCAATCCCGTATTTCTCGCCAGGCTGTACCTGTTTGATAACATCGTGATCGGTGCTCGGACCAGAACGAACATTGGTATCTGGATTCATGATCGTCACGTATGGGCCAGTGGGAGTAGGCATGCTTGGTTGGTTCACCGTAATATGCCAGCCTGCCACCCAGCCAGTTTTTCCGTCCGCCGTGTTGATGCGGTACCAATCTTCTTGTTTTTCCAAAACAGTCAGCTTGCTTCCGACTGATAGTGTAGCTTGAATGGCACTGGTTGTGTTCGGTTCACTTCGCAGATTCAATCCGTCCGTTTTTACTGTGGCGGTTTGACTGGAAGAGGATGGTTGCCCAGTCTGAGGTTGTTTGTTTCCATTTCCATTTTCGGGTAGAGTCGGTTGACCTGTATTCGGGTTGGTTTGATCGGTGGAGAGCCAAGCATTGACTCCATCGTAAGGGAATTGAATCCAACCATTTTGTTTGTTCAAGACCGTGATTTTCTCGCCCGCATGTAGTTGACCGATAGCAGGTGTACTGGCATCCGGCGTAGCGTATACGTACGGAGCGAAATCCAAGGTTAGGCTGGCTCCTTGTACAGCAGGAGGCTTCTGTTGTGAGCCTGTTCCCGCTGGATTGGTCGTTGGGGGAGTACTACCTGTAGAGGGAGGGGAAACTGCTTGTCCCGTACCTACTTCTTTTACAAGCCAGTTTGCTACCCAGCCTTTTGTTCCTGCGTTGAGTTGAATTTGGAGCCATTCGCCACTCGTTTGCACGATAGGGTAGCGCGTACCTGGATTGATCGTTTGTACGACTGCATATGTCTGACCGGGTCCAGAACGAACATTGAGATTCGTTGTGGTGCTCTCCACTTGCTTGGCAGATACAGCTGGTGGTTTCTGTT
This genomic stretch from Brevibacillus brevis harbors:
- a CDS encoding SH3 domain-containing protein, coding for MQERYEFKKLRISERMSIVFVRQKILRSLLTVVCAISLPVSAAWAAGSVQVTVDKLNVRSGPSLQDAIVTTLPNKTVLPVISTKNDWIQVKLPNGQSGWVANWLVSAQQQQQKPPAVSAKQVESTTTNLNVRSGPGQTYAVVQTINPGTRYPIVQTSGEWLQIQLNAGTKGWVANWLVKEVGTGQAVSPPSTGSTPPTTNPAGTGSQQKPPAVQGASLTLDFAPYVYATPDASTPAIGQLHAGEKITVLNKQNGWIQFPYDGVNAWLSTDQTNPNTGQPTLPENGNGNKQPQTGQPSSSSQTATVKTDGLNLRSEPNTTSAIQATLSVGSKLTVLEKQEDWYRINTADGKTGWVAGWHITVNQPSMPTPTGPYVTIMNPDTNVRSGPSTDHDVIKQVQPGEKYGIANKSGEWFQVNFPDGSTGYIAGWLVSANGAPAVVRSNDLAGKVIVVDAGHGGTDGGSTGSSFSTLEKTVNLQVSLLLRNKLESAGAKVIMTRADDRKLTLQQRVDIAIQNQADIFVSVHHNTHPNSATNGSIIFYYSQGNSSKLASLVQTELVKATNYKDMNYRYGNYFVLRENPVPSILAEISFLSNYNDEIRARSEKQQDLAAEGLFKGIVQYFNTQSNQGG